One Ardenticatenales bacterium DNA segment encodes these proteins:
- a CDS encoding sugar transferase, whose protein sequence is MSSYSNRIERVAPLPRLNPRFPLRFSERRILLIVVDLLGLNVALLLVLFAFTQPETPIFAWAWQHQTWFLLLSVFWLLAAPLWDGYDLVRAASPNDATWSAAGAALVVSGLYWLVLLLPLPLPLPRRIYILTLPLLSALGIGLWRLLYATLFTQPAFQQTALVIGAGCSGAALVRALREPDSDRPCGVGYRILGFIDDDEAKQGTCIADVPVIGTRHDLISLHRQYQPDELVLAISDVHEIHAELFQALLDCREQGAQVTTMASVYERLTGRVPVEYAGDDIQVVLPASPSAIYRLYTLLKRLVDIGAAAVGCLFLLLLIPPVWVANRLTNPGDLLYRQERVGKGGCTFRVIKFRSMVMDAEKETGAVWAGQNDPRVTPAGRFLRRTRLDEVPQFWNVLRGEMSLIGPRPERPVFVRQLQAQIPYYQARHAVKPGITGWAQVKYRYGASVEDALMKVQYDLYYIKHQGVRLDLAILLKTVQVTLGLKGR, encoded by the coding sequence ATGAGTAGCTACTCGAATAGGATTGAGCGAGTCGCGCCGTTGCCGCGGTTGAACCCTCGCTTTCCCCTCAGGTTCTCGGAGCGACGCATTCTGTTGATAGTTGTCGATTTATTAGGTCTGAATGTGGCGTTGCTTCTTGTCCTGTTTGCGTTTACCCAACCGGAAACGCCCATCTTTGCCTGGGCATGGCAACATCAGACGTGGTTCCTCCTGTTAAGCGTTTTTTGGCTGCTGGCGGCTCCGTTGTGGGATGGATACGATCTGGTGCGTGCCGCGTCTCCTAATGACGCTACCTGGAGCGCGGCGGGCGCGGCTTTGGTCGTCAGTGGTTTGTACTGGTTGGTCCTCTTACTGCCGCTGCCGTTGCCGTTGCCGCGGCGTATTTACATCCTGACGCTCCCTCTGCTGTCGGCGTTGGGCATTGGGCTGTGGCGGTTGTTGTATGCCACCCTGTTCACACAGCCCGCTTTCCAGCAAACCGCGCTGGTGATTGGTGCGGGATGCAGCGGGGCGGCATTGGTACGCGCTTTGCGGGAGCCTGATTCGGACCGGCCTTGCGGCGTTGGGTATCGCATTCTCGGCTTCATCGATGACGATGAGGCCAAACAGGGCACGTGCATCGCCGATGTGCCGGTGATCGGCACGCGCCATGACCTGATTTCGCTGCATCGGCAGTATCAACCGGACGAACTGGTGCTGGCAATTTCCGACGTCCACGAGATCCACGCGGAACTGTTCCAGGCGCTGTTGGATTGCCGGGAACAGGGGGCGCAGGTGACGACGATGGCTTCCGTGTATGAGCGATTGACGGGGCGCGTGCCCGTTGAATACGCCGGGGATGACATCCAGGTTGTTCTGCCGGCATCTCCCTCCGCAATCTACCGTCTATACACGCTCCTGAAGCGACTGGTGGATATTGGCGCGGCTGCTGTTGGCTGTCTCTTTCTGCTCCTGCTTATCCCTCCCGTATGGGTCGCCAATCGCCTTACCAATCCCGGCGACCTGTTATACCGGCAGGAGCGCGTAGGGAAGGGCGGCTGCACCTTTCGGGTGATCAAGTTTCGCTCCATGGTGATGGACGCGGAAAAAGAGACGGGAGCCGTGTGGGCAGGGCAAAACGATCCCCGTGTCACCCCCGCCGGGCGTTTCTTGCGCCGCACCCGCCTGGACGAAGTGCCCCAGTTCTGGAACGTCCTCCGTGGTGAGATGAGCCTGATTGGCCCGCGCCCGGAGCGTCCCGTTTTCGTGCGGCAATTGCAGGCGCAAATTCCCTACTATCAGGCACGCCACGCGGTCAAGCCCGGCATCACCGGTTGGGCGCAGGTCAAGTATCGTTATGGCGCATCCGTTGAAGACGCCTTGATGAAAGTGCAATACGATTTGTACTACATCAAGCACCAGGGTGTCCGCCTCGATCTGGCGATTCTGCTGAAGACGGTGCAGGTGACGCTGGGGCTGAAAGGGCGATGA
- a CDS encoding sulfotransferase domain-containing protein: MPALERLAQRYLPPPLARGAKQVAVYPRYWWQARKCRHSYQQFHHHYPQPILFVAGLPKSGTTWLERMLASYPGFHPLLIPEAAAYELRHGGSDDYDLPPNFFHRFRQMLVLTKMHVHGSPHNARLLQNAGLKYVVLYRDLRDVAVSYTFYVRQTPWHPDYPHYRALTVAEGLARFARERLPAYANWVRSWQANGDPQLCLFIRYEDMLVDTPGVMRQVADHFGLDAGNATISAIVNQHQFARLRQRAETTAQTGFYRKGISGDWQNCFTPDLVANFKSQIGEFLITLGYEPDLSW; encoded by the coding sequence ATGCCCGCGCTTGAACGCCTGGCGCAGCGATATTTGCCGCCACCGCTGGCGCGCGGGGCGAAGCAGGTGGCGGTTTATCCGCGTTATTGGTGGCAGGCGCGGAAATGCCGGCATAGTTATCAACAATTCCATCACCACTACCCGCAACCAATCCTCTTCGTCGCCGGATTGCCCAAGAGTGGCACCACCTGGCTGGAGCGGATGCTCGCCAGTTATCCCGGTTTCCACCCACTCCTCATCCCCGAGGCCGCCGCCTACGAACTGCGGCACGGCGGCAGCGACGACTACGATTTGCCCCCAAACTTCTTTCACCGTTTTCGCCAGATGCTCGTCCTCACCAAAATGCACGTCCATGGCTCCCCACACAACGCGCGTCTGCTGCAAAATGCCGGTCTGAAATACGTCGTCCTCTACCGCGACCTGCGCGACGTGGCCGTCAGCTACACCTTCTACGTGCGCCAGACCCCCTGGCATCCCGACTATCCCCACTATCGGGCGCTGACCGTTGCCGAAGGGCTGGCCCGCTTTGCCCGCGAACGCCTCCCCGCCTACGCCAATTGGGTGCGCTCCTGGCAGGCCAACGGCGATCCCCAATTGTGCCTGTTCATTCGTTACGAGGACATGCTGGTGGACACGCCCGGCGTCATGCGCCAGGTGGCCGACCATTTTGGCCTTGATGCCGGCAACGCAACCATTTCCGCGATTGTCAACCAGCATCAGTTTGCCCGCCTACGGCAACGGGCGGAAACAACCGCGCAAACGGGCTTTTATCGCAAGGGCATTTCCGGCGATTGGCAGAATTGTTTTACACCTGATCTGGTAGCAAACTTCAAGAGTCAGATTGGTGAATTCCTGATAACATTGGGTTACGAGCCTGATCTGTCGTGGTGA
- a CDS encoding acyltransferase — translation MGMRRLWDEGRAAPWKVGNELRRLGLWPLARLYFAAHGVAWGADWRVYGLPLIQRQRGSRITIGAGAQMRSWLSANPLGPNHRVILATRSAAAVIVVGCQVGLTGTTLCAETGITIGDRVRFGANCTVVDTDFHPLDAAARLARPTAGKSRPVVIEDDVFVGMSVLILKGSHIGRGSVIGAGSVVAGMIPAGVVAAGNPAVVVRRLEDTDARA, via the coding sequence ATGGGCATGAGACGCCTGTGGGATGAGGGGCGCGCCGCCCCCTGGAAAGTGGGCAACGAACTGCGCCGCCTGGGGCTGTGGCCGCTGGCCCGCCTCTATTTTGCCGCGCATGGCGTCGCCTGGGGCGCGGATTGGCGCGTCTACGGCCTGCCCCTCATTCAGCGACAGCGCGGCAGCCGCATCACCATTGGCGCGGGGGCGCAAATGCGTAGCTGGCTGTCCGCCAATCCGCTCGGCCCCAACCATCGCGTCATTCTCGCCACCCGCTCCGCCGCCGCCGTTATCGTGGTTGGTTGCCAGGTGGGGCTGACGGGAACCACGCTCTGCGCGGAAACGGGCATCACCATTGGCGACCGCGTGCGTTTTGGCGCGAATTGCACTGTGGTGGATACTGATTTTCACCCGCTGGACGCGGCGGCGCGGCTGGCCCGGCCCACGGCGGGCAAGAGCCGCCCCGTGGTGATTGAGGATGACGTGTTTGTGGGGATGTCGGTGCTGATTTTGAAGGGGAGCCATATTGGTCGAGGCAGTGTCATTGGCGCGGGCAGCGTGGTGGCGGGGATGATTCCGGCGGGAGTGGTGGCTGCCGGCAATCCCGCCGTGGTGGTGCGTCGTTTGGAGGATACGGATGCCCGCGCTTGA
- a CDS encoding Smr/MutS family protein, whose product MDTKSLHTLEFDKVRQRLAGYASFSAGIDLALNITPTDDKREAEQWQAETREAVQLFDSQRDISIGGCRDVRRAASNAQRGFTLLPEDFLEIQNTLIASRTLRRQLLRTAETNPFLAQIAELIEECPGLVLAISATLDEKGEVLDSASPKLATLRRELRAAHGRIQDRLQRLLNSSDGQYLQEPIITMRSGRYVVPLRADARGRVKGIIHDQSGSGATLWIEPLGTVELNNEYRSLQIQEEQEIARILAELSRLVAKHGDALQRIVERMAELDLIFARARLASETNAVEPIFVDWRTFPEPRPPKHANEREKWTPPPRNPHPGSTIWIRAARHPLLDSATVVPTDLLLHEDVFLVLITGPNTGGKTVSLKTMGLMTLMAQSGLHVPANEARLTVFDNVFADIGDEQSIEQSLSTFSGHITNVSRILKEVDDRSLVLLDELGSGTDPAEGAALAQSIVNYLRDKGATTFIATHYPELKLYASQTRGATNASLLFDVETLSPTYEMSIGLPGRSNALVIARRLGLDESILDEAMRLLGTGNSQAEAMLDSIYEMRDKIVAQEAGTRLALRQAEMQQEALEERLAQIERERLQVLAEARAEAQAELAALQEEIRQVRKKVRDAQSLNALKKASQETKALAEEQEEAAAAEQKRAPRRRRQALQAGDKVHVKTLNVEGTIMSVDGANVEVAVGRLTMRADLADLAFKERPEPEAPAPSAGGVRVHSAASPGMELDLRGQRVEEGLKNVEQYLDQAFLANLPWVRIIHGKGTGRLGLAVRKLLQKSAHVVAWEEGKDGEGGAGVTMVKLKGE is encoded by the coding sequence ATGGACACAAAATCACTTCATACGCTGGAATTTGATAAGGTGCGGCAGCGTCTGGCGGGTTATGCCAGTTTTAGTGCCGGCATCGACCTGGCCCTCAACATCACCCCCACCGACGACAAACGGGAGGCGGAGCAGTGGCAGGCAGAAACCCGCGAAGCCGTGCAGCTATTCGATAGCCAGCGCGACATCAGCATCGGCGGCTGCCGCGACGTGCGCCGCGCCGCCAGCAACGCCCAACGCGGCTTCACCCTCCTCCCCGAAGACTTCCTGGAAATCCAAAATACCCTCATCGCTTCCCGCACCCTGCGCCGCCAACTGCTGCGCACCGCAGAAACCAACCCCTTCCTCGCCCAGATCGCCGAACTCATCGAGGAATGCCCCGGCCTGGTGCTGGCCATCAGCGCCACCCTCGACGAAAAGGGAGAAGTGCTAGACAGCGCCAGCCCCAAACTCGCCACCCTGCGCCGCGAACTGCGCGCCGCCCACGGGCGCATTCAGGATCGGTTGCAGCGCCTCCTCAACAGCAGCGACGGCCAGTACCTACAAGAGCCGATTATCACGATGCGCAGCGGGCGGTACGTGGTCCCTCTGCGCGCCGACGCCCGCGGTCGCGTCAAGGGCATCATCCACGACCAGAGCGGCAGCGGGGCCACCTTGTGGATCGAACCGCTGGGTACGGTAGAGTTAAACAACGAATACCGCAGCCTGCAGATTCAGGAAGAGCAAGAGATTGCCCGCATCTTGGCGGAGTTGTCCCGCCTGGTGGCCAAGCACGGCGATGCCCTGCAACGCATTGTGGAGCGCATGGCGGAACTGGACCTGATCTTTGCCCGTGCCCGCCTGGCCTCGGAGACCAACGCGGTGGAACCTATCTTCGTCGATTGGCGCACCTTCCCCGAACCACGCCCCCCGAAGCACGCCAACGAGCGGGAGAAGTGGACACCGCCACCGCGCAACCCACACCCCGGCTCCACCATCTGGATTCGCGCCGCGCGCCATCCGCTGCTCGACTCGGCAACCGTTGTGCCCACGGACCTGCTGCTGCATGAGGATGTGTTCCTGGTGCTGATCACGGGACCAAACACGGGCGGCAAGACGGTGAGCCTGAAGACGATGGGCTTGATGACGTTGATGGCGCAGTCGGGACTGCATGTGCCGGCAAATGAAGCGCGCCTCACGGTATTTGACAACGTATTCGCCGACATTGGCGACGAACAATCCATTGAGCAAAGCCTCTCCACCTTCTCCGGGCACATCACCAACGTCAGCCGCATCCTCAAGGAAGTGGACGACCGCTCCCTGGTGCTGCTGGACGAACTCGGCTCCGGCACCGACCCCGCCGAAGGCGCGGCCCTGGCCCAATCCATCGTCAACTACCTGCGCGACAAAGGCGCCACCACCTTCATTGCCACCCATTACCCGGAACTGAAGCTGTACGCCTCGCAGACGCGCGGCGCCACCAACGCTTCCCTCCTGTTTGACGTAGAGACCCTTTCGCCCACCTACGAAATGAGCATCGGCCTGCCCGGACGCTCCAACGCCCTCGTCATTGCCCGCCGCCTGGGGCTGGACGAATCCATCCTGGACGAAGCCATGCGCCTGCTGGGCACGGGCAACTCCCAGGCGGAAGCGATGCTCGATTCCATCTACGAAATGCGCGACAAAATTGTGGCTCAGGAGGCGGGCACGCGCCTCGCCTTACGCCAGGCGGAAATGCAGCAAGAGGCGTTAGAAGAAAGACTGGCCCAGATTGAGCGTGAACGCTTGCAAGTGCTGGCGGAGGCACGCGCGGAGGCGCAGGCGGAGTTGGCGGCCCTGCAAGAGGAAATCCGCCAGGTACGCAAGAAAGTGCGCGACGCTCAGTCCCTCAACGCCCTGAAGAAAGCGTCGCAGGAGACAAAAGCACTCGCCGAAGAACAGGAGGAGGCGGCCGCGGCGGAGCAAAAACGCGCGCCGCGCCGCCGTCGCCAGGCATTGCAGGCGGGGGATAAGGTCCATGTGAAAACGTTGAACGTAGAGGGCACGATCATGTCCGTGGATGGCGCCAACGTGGAAGTCGCCGTGGGGCGTCTGACGATGCGGGCGGATTTGGCGGACCTGGCGTTTAAGGAGCGGCCTGAGCCGGAAGCGCCCGCTCCCTCCGCCGGCGGTGTGCGCGTCCACAGCGCCGCCTCGCCGGGGATGGAGCTTGATCTGCGCGGGCAGCGGGTGGAAGAAGGCTTGAAAAATGTGGAGCAGTATCTGGATCAGGCATTCCTGGCGAATCTGCCCTGGGTGCGCATCATTCACGGGAAGGGAACGGGGCGGCTGGGGCTGGCGGTGCGCAAGCTGCTGCAAAAGAGTGCGCATGTGGTGGCCTGGGAAGAGGGAAAAGATGGGGAAGGCGGCGCGGGGGTGACGATGGTGAAGTTGAAGGGGGAGTGA
- a CDS encoding tetratricopeptide repeat protein, with product MTDDIQHSQALALFEHAHRHQMRREYADAIILYKRSIALFPTAKAYTFLGWTYSLLHRYEEAIAACKEAITVDPTYGNPYNDIGAYLIELGQPEEAIPWLQNAITAPRYDSPQYAHFNLGRVHEALGKYEAALTCYNQALQIDPMYLSAAAIKYRLLGKMN from the coding sequence ATGACGGACGACATCCAACACAGTCAGGCCCTGGCCCTCTTCGAGCACGCCCATCGCCACCAGATGCGGCGCGAATACGCCGACGCCATCATCCTTTACAAACGCTCCATCGCTCTTTTCCCCACGGCGAAAGCGTATACCTTCCTCGGCTGGACCTACAGCCTGTTGCACCGGTACGAGGAGGCCATCGCCGCCTGCAAAGAAGCCATCACCGTCGATCCAACCTATGGCAATCCCTACAACGATATTGGCGCTTATTTGATCGAACTGGGTCAACCGGAAGAGGCCATCCCCTGGCTGCAAAACGCCATCACCGCCCCCCGTTATGATTCTCCCCAGTATGCGCACTTCAACCTGGGGCGCGTCCATGAGGCCCTGGGCAAATACGAGGCAGCTCTGACTTGCTACAACCAGGCGCTACAAATTGACCCGATGTACCTCAGCGCCGCGGCCATCAAGTATCGGCTGCTGGGCAAAATGAACTGA
- a CDS encoding glycosyltransferase family 4 protein, translating to MRILLLTLYFAPDPAANAVIMTELAEQLAALGHEVTVVAAFPHYDTNRIWDAYRGKLVQREQHGPVCVYRTYLYVPGNKTNIVGRLLNYLSFNLLSALVAAWQPRHDVILAPSPPLTNGMGAFFVSRLRGIPYVYNVQDIYPDIAIRLGLLTNPTLIRHFRWMEDFVYRHAAAVTVLSDGFRRNLHQKGVPETKLAVIPNFIDVDFVRPGEKDNPFSRAHGWQERFVVMYAGNIGLSQNLQNVLAAAALLQNHPQIHFLLVGNGAAKESLRQQAQAMALDNVTFLPFQPRESLPDLYATADVSLVSLSRDIGSESVPSKAYTIMASGRPLLAAVSHDAETRLLVQQANCGLWVDPDDPAALAAAVLNLRDRPALRAEMGVNGRRYVEQHHVPHMVARQYAALLRQLAPPSALTAAHHHG from the coding sequence TTGCGTATCCTGTTGTTGACGCTTTATTTTGCCCCGGACCCCGCCGCCAATGCCGTCATCATGACGGAACTGGCGGAGCAATTGGCCGCGCTCGGTCATGAAGTGACCGTGGTGGCGGCCTTTCCCCACTACGACACCAACCGCATTTGGGACGCTTATCGCGGCAAACTGGTGCAGCGGGAGCAGCATGGTCCGGTTTGCGTATACCGCACCTACCTCTACGTGCCCGGCAACAAAACCAACATCGTGGGGCGATTGCTCAACTATCTCTCGTTTAATCTGCTTTCCGCGCTGGTGGCGGCGTGGCAGCCTCGCCACGATGTGATCCTGGCCCCATCGCCGCCGCTGACGAATGGGATGGGCGCTTTCTTCGTCAGTCGCCTGCGGGGCATTCCTTATGTCTACAACGTGCAGGATATTTACCCGGATATTGCCATTCGTCTGGGGTTGCTCACCAATCCAACCCTGATCCGCCATTTTCGTTGGATGGAGGATTTTGTCTATCGCCATGCGGCGGCGGTGACGGTGCTGTCGGATGGGTTCCGGCGTAATTTGCACCAGAAGGGCGTGCCGGAGACCAAGCTGGCGGTCATCCCGAACTTCATCGACGTGGATTTTGTGCGTCCGGGCGAGAAGGATAATCCGTTTTCGCGGGCGCATGGTTGGCAGGAGCGGTTTGTGGTGATGTATGCCGGCAATATCGGCCTCTCCCAAAACCTGCAAAACGTCCTCGCCGCCGCCGCGCTGCTGCAAAACCATCCCCAGATACACTTCCTCCTTGTCGGCAACGGGGCCGCCAAAGAGTCGCTGCGGCAGCAGGCGCAAGCAATGGCCCTGGATAACGTCACATTCCTTCCTTTTCAGCCGCGCGAGAGTCTGCCCGACCTATACGCCACCGCCGACGTCTCCCTCGTCAGCCTCAGCCGTGACATCGGCAGCGAAAGCGTCCCCTCCAAAGCCTACACCATCATGGCCAGCGGGCGTCCCTTACTGGCCGCCGTCAGCCACGACGCCGAGACACGCCTTCTTGTGCAGCAGGCCAACTGTGGCCTCTGGGTGGACCCCGATGACCCGGCCGCGTTGGCCGCCGCCGTCCTAAACTTGCGCGACCGGCCCGCGCTACGGGCGGAAATGGGCGTGAATGGTCGCCGATATGTCGAACAACACCACGTTCCACACATGGTCGCCCGCCAATATGCCGCCCTCTTGCGGCAATTGGCGCCCCCATCCGCCCTGACCGCGGCGCATCATCATGGATGA
- a CDS encoding ABC transporter permease, translated as MQNAQPFPRSSLRLSTLNPLWRAALLLSGGQFLLWAALFFRWLTFSAFNWTPLPVELALAAWPPLVAYLVYGLLGVTDLLVGIGLWRGWRGAVWSGVARNVVVAGISIAFFLLTREFFSACLLLALAVLGLLLLRRQTAWTLAFPAAFWLGLFFLVPLVIVFVVSLGERARLGTVTYPPLSLKNLGVYFDDYVRFFSRINGDFIYLRIFWRSLWVAALNTLICLLLGFPFAYWIARQPSRLRGALIFLVMIPFWTNFLVRTYAWMLILRDSGLINNIWSITLHEQAAMLAGSSRFFAWLAEVTSHKLPLLFNLPAVMLGLCYGYLPFMILPLYSNLEKMDWSLLEAAADLGAGKWRSLIRILLPLTRPGIVAGAIIVFIPSLGAYVTPDLMGGARVSLVGNLLQQQFMTVRDWPFGSAISFILMAIMLAAAILYFRVGEGQGARGEE; from the coding sequence ATGCAAAATGCGCAACCGTTTCCCCGCTCATCACTTCGGCTGAGTACCCTCAACCCTCTCTGGCGCGCCGCCCTCCTCCTCTCCGGGGGGCAGTTCCTCCTCTGGGCGGCGTTGTTTTTCCGTTGGCTCACATTCTCCGCATTTAATTGGACGCCGCTGCCCGTGGAATTGGCGTTGGCGGCGTGGCCGCCCCTGGTCGCCTACCTTGTTTATGGGCTGCTGGGCGTGACTGACCTGCTCGTAGGGATCGGGTTGTGGCGTGGCTGGCGTGGCGCGGTTTGGTCAGGTGTGGCGCGGAATGTGGTTGTTGCCGGCATTTCCATCGCCTTTTTCCTCTTGACGCGGGAATTCTTTAGCGCCTGCCTGCTGCTGGCGCTGGCGGTTTTGGGCTTGCTGCTGTTGCGGCGGCAAACGGCCTGGACACTGGCCTTCCCCGCCGCCTTCTGGTTGGGTTTGTTTTTCCTCGTCCCTCTCGTGATCGTCTTCGTCGTCAGCCTGGGGGAGCGGGCGCGTCTGGGCACGGTCACCTATCCCCCGCTGAGTCTGAAAAACCTGGGGGTCTACTTTGACGACTACGTGCGATTTTTCAGCCGCATCAACGGAGATTTCATCTACCTCCGCATCTTCTGGCGCTCTCTCTGGGTGGCCGCGCTGAACACGCTCATTTGCTTGCTGTTGGGCTTCCCCTTCGCCTACTGGATTGCGCGGCAACCATCGCGGCTGCGCGGGGCGCTGATCTTCCTGGTGATGATTCCGTTCTGGACGAACTTCCTGGTGCGCACCTACGCCTGGATGCTGATTCTGCGCGATTCTGGCCTGATCAACAATATCTGGTCTATTACGCTGCATGAGCAGGCAGCGATGCTGGCGGGAAGCAGCCGTTTCTTTGCCTGGCTGGCGGAAGTGACCTCACATAAGCTCCCGTTGTTGTTTAATTTGCCGGCAGTTATGCTGGGTCTTTGCTACGGTTATCTCCCCTTCATGATCCTGCCCCTCTACAGCAACCTGGAGAAAATGGACTGGTCGTTGCTGGAGGCGGCGGCGGATTTGGGTGCGGGCAAATGGCGCAGCCTCATCCGCATCCTGCTGCCGCTCACCCGTCCGGGCATCGTTGCCGGGGCGATCATCGTCTTCATTCCCTCCCTGGGGGCCTACGTCACCCCCGACCTGATGGGTGGGGCGCGCGTTTCCCTGGTGGGCAATCTGCTGCAACAACAGTTCATGACTGTGCGTGACTGGCCGTTTGGCTCCGCCATCAGCTTCATTCTCATGGCGATTATGTTGGCGGCGGCGATCCTTTACTTCCGCGTGGGCGAAGGGCAAGGAGCGAGAGGCGAGGAGTGA
- a CDS encoding nucleotidyltransferase family protein, translating into MMRLDGGPWPDVNAAAIFLRGLVAGEAPPLSPTIDRQQLAAWVEARDLGPLTFARYGASEPALAVRLQGDYYRAAAENELLLSLLTEVLPALTAANIPVVVLKGAALASSVYADPALRPMSDVDLWVRAADMPHAAGVMGQLGFQAYLNQQRPLAWQMLNRGEIQFLRPGWQNGLVELHWSPFEGDWLRRTAAVDDEGVWARRQLLSVGGQATSQLSGEDMALHLALHLALGPKFGRPALRALVDLGMLARRGVDWSLVWQRARAWRVETVLWLVLRLARALVGVPDEELGRQGGGECRHRWLQTTVSPQSVLAGQELRGQWRGYWLLFGLVDRPQDRARLFWRTLWPERPWLDARYGPRASRLRHFWQAVRFGEL; encoded by the coding sequence ATGATGCGCCTTGATGGTGGTCCGTGGCCGGACGTAAACGCGGCGGCGATATTTTTGCGCGGGCTGGTCGCCGGGGAAGCGCCGCCGCTGTCGCCGACGATTGATCGGCAACAACTGGCTGCCTGGGTCGAAGCGCGCGACCTGGGGCCGCTGACGTTTGCCCGTTATGGCGCGTCGGAGCCGGCGCTGGCGGTGCGGCTGCAAGGGGATTATTATCGCGCGGCGGCGGAAAATGAACTGCTGCTCTCCTTGCTGACGGAGGTGCTGCCGGCATTAACGGCGGCAAACATCCCGGTGGTGGTCTTGAAAGGAGCGGCGCTGGCGTCCTCCGTCTACGCGGACCCCGCTTTGCGCCCGATGTCGGATGTGGACCTGTGGGTGCGGGCGGCGGATATGCCGCACGCGGCTGGCGTGATGGGGCAACTGGGGTTTCAGGCGTATTTGAACCAGCAGCGCCCGCTGGCGTGGCAAATGTTGAATCGGGGCGAAATTCAGTTTTTACGCCCAGGCTGGCAGAATGGTCTGGTAGAATTACACTGGTCCCCATTTGAAGGGGATTGGCTGCGCCGGACGGCGGCGGTTGACGACGAGGGGGTGTGGGCGCGGCGGCAGCTATTGTCGGTGGGCGGGCAGGCGACGAGTCAATTGTCCGGTGAAGACATGGCGCTGCATCTGGCGCTGCATCTGGCGCTGGGGCCGAAATTTGGGCGTCCGGCGCTGCGTGCGCTGGTGGATTTGGGGATGTTGGCGCGACGGGGGGTGGATTGGTCGCTGGTTTGGCAACGCGCGCGTGCGTGGCGGGTGGAGACGGTTCTCTGGCTGGTGCTGCGGCTGGCGCGGGCGTTGGTGGGCGTGCCGGATGAGGAATTGGGGCGACAGGGGGGGGGAGAATGCCGGCATCGCTGGCTGCAAACCACCGTCTCACCCCAATCCGTCCTGGCCGGGCAAGAACTGCGCGGCCAATGGCGCGGTTACTGGCTCCTCTTCGGACTGGTGGACCGCCCCCAGGACCGGGCGCGCCTGTTCTGGCGCACCCTGTGGCCGGAGCGCCCCTGGCTGGACGCCCGCTATGGCCCACGCGCCAGCCGACTGCGCCACTTTTGGCAAGCGGTTCGCTTCGGGGAACTGTAA
- a CDS encoding ABC transporter ATP-binding protein — protein MSGRRIAVELQNVSKQFGDVLAVDHVSLQIADGTFFSLLGPSGCGKTTTLRMIAGFEQPTQGEILIQGQAVAGIPAYRRPVNTVFQNYALFPHMTVAANIAFGLEMSRTPRAEITRRVGEALELVRLPNLGDRKPTQLSGGQQQRVALARALVNRPKVLLLDEPLGALDLKLRKAMQLELKHIQEEVGITFIYVTHDQEEALTMSDAIAVMSDGVVRQVGAPRDIYERPANRFVADFIGETNFLEGEIVAGGEKAVVRVGGALVRGVAEGRTTRRDQPVTVAIRPEKINLYPPGMVSVQDEFFDAEQVARMFDGEVPTGSFDMRQYLAVEDETVVLDGRVEEAIYIGTDTRYRVALGENGHLFVRMQNYGNRYDTQFNVGDNVLIHWAVENAQILTE, from the coding sequence ATGAGCGGACGGCGAATTGCGGTTGAATTGCAAAATGTGTCCAAGCAGTTTGGGGACGTGCTGGCGGTGGATCATGTGTCGCTGCAAATAGCGGATGGCACGTTTTTTTCGCTGTTGGGTCCGAGCGGCTGCGGCAAGACGACGACGCTGCGCATGATTGCCGGTTTCGAGCAACCAACGCAGGGTGAGATATTGATTCAGGGGCAGGCTGTTGCCGGCATTCCCGCCTACCGCCGCCCCGTGAACACCGTCTTCCAAAATTACGCCCTCTTTCCGCACATGACCGTGGCCGCGAATATCGCCTTCGGCCTGGAAATGTCCCGCACCCCTCGCGCCGAAATCACGCGGCGCGTCGGCGAAGCCCTGGAGCTGGTGCGGCTGCCCAACCTGGGCGACCGCAAGCCCACCCAGCTCTCCGGTGGGCAGCAGCAGCGTGTGGCCCTGGCCCGCGCCCTCGTCAATCGCCCCAAAGTGCTGCTGCTGGACGAGCCGCTGGGTGCGCTGGACCTGAAACTACGCAAGGCGATGCAGTTGGAACTGAAGCACATTCAGGAAGAGGTGGGCATCACTTTTATCTATGTCACCCATGACCAGGAAGAAGCCCTGACCATGTCCGACGCCATCGCCGTGATGAGTGATGGCGTGGTACGGCAGGTGGGTGCGCCGCGCGACATTTACGAGCGGCCCGCCAACCGTTTTGTGGCCGACTTCATTGGCGAGACCAACTTCCTTGAAGGTGAAATTGTGGCCGGAGGGGAAAAAGCGGTGGTGCGAGTGGGCGGCGCGCTGGTGCGGGGGGTGGCCGAAGGGCGGACTACGCGCCGCGATCAGCCTGTGACGGTGGCGATTCGCCCGGAGAAGATTAACTTGTATCCGCCGGGGATGGTGTCCGTGCAAGACGAGTTTTTTGACGCGGAGCAAGTGGCGCGCATGTTTGACGGCGAGGTTCCTACCGGCTCGTTTGACATGCGCCAATATCTGGCGGTGGAAGATGAAACGGTCGTGTTGGATGGCCGCGTGGAAGAAGCGATTTATATCGGCACGGATACGCGCTATCGGGTTGCTCTGGGCGAAAATGGGCATTTGTTTGTGCGCATGCAGAACTATGGCAACCGGTATGACACGCAGTTCAATGTAGGTGATAATGTGTTGATTCACTGGGCCGTGGAGAACGCCCAAATTTTGACTGAATAG